One window of the Lytechinus pictus isolate F3 Inbred chromosome 5, Lp3.0, whole genome shotgun sequence genome contains the following:
- the LOC129262510 gene encoding BTB/POZ domain-containing protein 2-like has protein sequence MAGAAAQRNLQLEREPTLPPPPAPVPVSTVMRSRSEPVVYNWQSTKTSVKERMAFMFNNETLSDVHFIVGKGDNMQRIPAHKFVLSVGSAVFDAMFNGGMATTSSEVELPDVEPAAFLALLRFLYSDEVQIGPESVMTTLYTAKKYAVPALESACVEFLKKNLSSDNAFMLLTQARLFDEPQLANLCLETIDKNTAEALSAEGFTDIDLDTLIVVLERDTLGIKESMLFNAVIRWAEHEAVRQQALPTSENKRRVLGRALKLIRFPLMTVEEFANKAAQSGILTDREVVNLFLHFTVNPKPATEFPSNPRCCLTGKEQTLTRFLQVESRWGYSGTSDRIRFQVNRRIFVVGFGLYGSIHGPADYSVNIQIIHADTEEMMGQNDTSFSCDGTDSTFRVMFKDPIEIQPCENYVASATLKGPDSHYGTKGLRKVVHESASNGKVMFQFAYVAGNNNGTSVDDGQIPELIFYT, from the exons ATGGCTGGGGCCGCTGCCCAGAGGAACTTACAGCTAGAAAGAGAGCCAACCCTTCCCCCTCCTCCTGCTCCGGTTCCGGTATCCACAGTGATGAGGAGTCGCAGTGAGCCTGTAGTCTACAATTGGCAATCAACCAAGACCAGTGTCAAAGAACGTATGGCTTTTATGTTTAACAATGAAACCTTGAGTGATGTCCACTTCATCGTTGGGAAAGGAGACAACATGCAGCGGATACCCGCTCACAAGTTTGTCCTGTCTGTAGGAAGTGCTGTCTTTGATGCCATGTTCAACGGTGGCATGGCTACAACATCAAGCGAGGTAGAACTCCCAGACGTGGAGCCCGCAGCGTTTCTTGCTCTTCTGCGCTTCCTTTACTCCGATGAAGTACAGATTGGACCAGAGAGTGTCATGACAACACTTTACACGGCTAAGAAATACGCTGTCCCTGCGCTCGAATCCGCATGCGTGGAATTCCTCAAGAAGAACCTTAGTTCTGATAATGCTTTTATGCTGCTTACGCAAGCCAGACTGTTTGATGAACCACAACTTGCTAACCTCTGCTTGGAAACAATCGACAAAAACACCGCAGAGGCGTTAAGCGCAGAAGGTTTTACAGACATCGACCTTGACACATTGATCGTTGTGCTAGAACGAGATACACTTGGTATTAAAGAGAGTATGCTCTTCAATGCTGTCATCCGCTGGGCCGAACATGAAGCAGTGAGGCAGCAGGCCCTACCAACATCAGAAAACAAACGGAGGGTTCTTGGCCGGGCACTTAAACTGATCCGCTTTCCACTAATGACGGTAGAAGAGTTTGCCAACAAAGCTGCCCAGTCTGGGATTTTGACTGATAGGGAAGTGGTGAATCTTTTTCTTCACTTCACAGTGAATCCTAAACCAGCTACAGAGTTCCCTTCCAATCCTAGATGCTGCCTAACTGGCAAAGAACAGACCTTGACACGCTTTTTGCAGGTGGAGAGTAGGTGGGGGTATAGTGGCACAAGTGATCGGATCAG ATTCCAGGTGAACCGAAGGATAtttgttgttggttttgggCTTTACGGGTCCATCCATGGTCCTGCGGACTACTCAGTTAACATTCAG ATAATACATGCTGATACAGAAGAGATGATGGGTCAGAACGATACAAGCTTCAGCTGCGATGGTACCGATTCTACTTTCCGAGTCATGTTCAAAGACCCTATAGAAATCCAACCTTGTGAAAACTATGTTGCTAGTGCGACACTCAAA ggACCCGATTCTCACTACGGCACCAAGGGTCTTCGGAAGGTCGTCCACGAGTCTGCTTCAAACGGCAAAGTCATGTTCCAGTTTGCCTACGTCGCTGGAAACAACAACGGAACATCCGTCGATGATGGCCAAATCCCAGAGTTAATATTCTACACGTGA